A window of Synechococcus sp. MEDNS5 contains these coding sequences:
- the cobA gene encoding uroporphyrinogen-III C-methyltransferase produces MTTADHSGIVYLVGAGPGDPELLTLKAHRLLSSCDALVYDSLVPREVLDLVPEHCERHFVGKRRGHHSVPQPSTNAVLVELSARHACVVRLKGGDPFLFGRGGEEAAHLVKHGVRVEVVPGVTAGIAAPAYAGIPVTHRRAGSSVTFVTGHEEIDKRRPSVNWRSLASASDGLVIYMGLHNLPRIADELMAGGLSPDTPVAVIQQGTVAGQRCLEAVLSEIAERARQEQFASPSIVVVGDVVKEQISACAPEPAAVTMPIPF; encoded by the coding sequence GTGACTACTGCTGATCATTCTGGAATCGTTTATCTCGTTGGTGCTGGTCCGGGAGACCCGGAGCTGCTCACGCTGAAGGCTCACCGCTTGTTGAGCTCCTGTGATGCGCTGGTTTATGACTCGCTCGTGCCACGAGAGGTTCTGGATCTTGTGCCAGAGCACTGTGAACGTCATTTCGTGGGGAAGCGGAGGGGGCACCATTCCGTTCCGCAGCCGAGCACGAACGCAGTGCTTGTGGAGCTGTCGGCTCGTCACGCTTGTGTGGTCCGCCTGAAAGGTGGCGATCCTTTCCTCTTCGGTCGGGGTGGTGAGGAAGCAGCGCATCTCGTTAAACACGGCGTGCGGGTGGAGGTCGTGCCTGGGGTGACCGCGGGGATTGCAGCACCGGCCTACGCGGGAATTCCCGTCACCCACCGGCGCGCAGGGTCTTCGGTCACGTTCGTGACCGGCCACGAGGAGATTGACAAGCGCCGACCCTCGGTGAACTGGCGTTCCCTGGCGTCTGCGAGCGACGGCCTGGTGATTTACATGGGGCTTCACAACCTGCCACGCATCGCTGATGAGCTGATGGCTGGAGGGCTCAGCCCCGACACTCCTGTGGCCGTGATCCAACAGGGAACTGTGGCTGGACAGCGTTGTCTGGAGGCCGTGCTGTCGGAAATCGCTGAACGGGCGCGTCAGGAACAGTTCGCATCCCCGTCCATCGTGGTGGTCGGCGATGTGGTGAAGGAGCAGATCAGCGCCTGTGCACCTGAGCCTGCGGCCGTCACCATGCCCATTCCCTTTTAA
- a CDS encoding DNA mismatch repair protein MutS, which yields MTTASSASRAWPLLPNSVLQPQRAIRLVVHGRAGGEVPEALRRLCQSVQARRHAPVELEVLTGTPSPGRSDESLWLVPMLLWPGAHARVDVPMIRSRLQREGQTVTLLPFLGAWTSWWSLVNQALQLHVSTTGVLIHHPLRPGLADRFLAQLSVRLGRPLVSFDQWPEYQQRHPGSQPLTLALAPNRMTESFGDAGEWPPLLHHPLIRQGLIDLLVSLP from the coding sequence ATGACAACAGCCTCTTCTGCCTCCAGGGCGTGGCCATTGCTACCAAATAGCGTTTTGCAGCCTCAGCGTGCAATCCGTTTGGTTGTTCATGGCCGTGCCGGTGGCGAGGTTCCAGAGGCCTTGCGACGGCTTTGTCAGAGTGTTCAGGCGCGTCGCCATGCACCTGTCGAGCTTGAAGTTCTCACCGGAACTCCATCTCCGGGCCGATCAGACGAGTCCCTGTGGCTGGTGCCCATGTTGCTGTGGCCTGGCGCGCATGCGCGCGTTGATGTTCCGATGATCCGCAGTCGCCTCCAGAGAGAAGGCCAGACCGTGACACTCCTGCCATTTCTGGGTGCGTGGACGAGCTGGTGGAGCCTGGTGAATCAGGCGCTTCAACTGCATGTATCAACAACGGGTGTGTTGATTCATCACCCCCTCCGCCCAGGATTGGCTGATCGCTTCTTAGCCCAGCTCTCCGTCCGGTTGGGACGTCCACTGGTGTCGTTTGATCAATGGCCCGAGTACCAACAACGCCACCCTGGTTCCCAGCCGCTCACCCTGGCGCTGGCTCCAAACCGGATGACTGAGTCCTTCGGAGACGCTGGAGAATGGCCCCCTTTGCTGCACCATCCCCTGATCCGTCAGGGCCTGATCGATTTGCTTGTTTCCCTGCCGTGA
- a CDS encoding ferredoxin--nitrite reductase: MTISSPSRPYLDGKKLNKIEQNKAAKDGLLVGPEIDKFAEIGWEQVDETDLQLRLKWYGMFWRPKTPGQFMLRLRVPNGVLSAQQLRVVASIVERYGDSGSCDITTRQNLQLRGVLLNDLPEILKRLKEAGLSSIQSGFDNPRNVTGNPLAGIDPNEIVDTRQYTTDLQNFLTNNCQGNSDYSNLPRKWNTAVAGAKDNFLLHNDIVFHPVERNGEMGFGVWIGGILSSQMNAYAIPLNAWVKPSEICRMTDAVISLWRDNGERDKRPRGRFRFYLDAVGIDAFRSKVETLFGPLTPDPGSVFATTPRSHYGIHPQKQERLSFAGLHVPVGRLTAQDLHDFATASLNYGSGEVRLTEDQNVIVVGLSDETIPAFKADPLLQRFPLEPGLIAAGTVSCTGNTYCSFGLTNTKDQARMIAQELDQELNLPEEVKIHWTGCPNTCGQAFMGAIGLTGTKAKNSEGVMGEGYMLTTGGSQGENPTVGEVKEKAIPADQIKTVLKDLLVEQFGATVKG, from the coding sequence ATGACGATCAGCTCTCCCTCCAGGCCCTATCTGGATGGCAAGAAGCTCAACAAGATCGAGCAGAACAAGGCCGCGAAGGATGGTCTTCTGGTCGGCCCTGAGATCGATAAATTTGCAGAAATCGGTTGGGAACAAGTTGATGAAACAGACCTCCAACTTCGCTTGAAGTGGTACGGAATGTTCTGGCGCCCCAAAACGCCAGGACAGTTCATGCTTCGCCTGAGGGTTCCAAACGGTGTTCTCTCAGCACAGCAATTGCGTGTCGTCGCATCGATTGTTGAGCGCTACGGCGACAGCGGCAGTTGCGACATCACCACGCGTCAGAATTTGCAACTGCGCGGGGTTCTCCTTAATGATTTGCCCGAAATCCTGAAGCGTCTCAAGGAAGCAGGTCTCAGTTCAATCCAATCAGGATTCGACAACCCACGCAATGTCACTGGAAACCCGCTCGCTGGAATCGATCCCAATGAGATTGTTGACACCCGTCAATACACCACGGACCTCCAGAACTTTCTAACCAACAACTGTCAAGGCAATTCCGATTACTCCAACCTGCCGCGCAAATGGAATACGGCCGTCGCAGGCGCCAAAGATAATTTCCTCCTTCACAACGACATCGTCTTCCATCCCGTTGAACGAAATGGTGAGATGGGCTTTGGCGTGTGGATCGGCGGCATTCTTTCATCACAAATGAATGCCTACGCCATTCCCCTCAATGCCTGGGTGAAGCCAAGCGAAATCTGCCGGATGACCGATGCTGTGATTTCACTCTGGAGAGACAACGGCGAGAGAGACAAGCGTCCCAGAGGTCGCTTCCGCTTCTACTTGGATGCAGTGGGAATTGATGCCTTCCGATCCAAAGTGGAGACACTGTTCGGACCTTTAACCCCGGATCCAGGTTCCGTTTTTGCCACTACGCCCCGTTCCCATTACGGAATCCATCCACAGAAACAGGAGAGATTATCGTTTGCAGGCCTGCACGTACCAGTGGGTCGCCTGACGGCTCAGGATCTGCACGATTTTGCGACCGCGAGCTTGAACTACGGCAGTGGAGAAGTGCGGCTCACCGAAGATCAGAACGTGATCGTCGTGGGCCTGTCTGATGAGACCATTCCAGCGTTCAAAGCGGATCCCCTGCTGCAACGTTTTCCTTTAGAGCCAGGATTAATTGCAGCGGGAACGGTGTCCTGCACGGGAAACACCTATTGCAGCTTCGGCCTCACCAACACCAAGGACCAGGCCCGAATGATCGCCCAAGAGCTCGACCAGGAGCTCAACCTCCCAGAAGAAGTGAAGATCCACTGGACCGGATGCCCCAACACCTGTGGCCAGGCCTTTATGGGCGCCATCGGGCTCACCGGGACCAAGGCCAAGAACAGCGAGGGGGTAATGGGTGAGGGATACATGCTCACCACTGGAGGCTCCCAAGGAGAAAACCCAACGGTGGGTGAAGTGAAAGAGAAAGCGATTCCTGCCGATCAGATCAAAACTGTTTTGAAGGATCTGCTGGTCGAGCAATTCGGAGCAACAGTCAAAGGCTGA
- a CDS encoding formate/nitrite transporter family protein, protein MDYVLPNELVDGMIAAGGKKSSVSIKDLLLRGFYSGAILGLAVILALTVGITVKAPFVGSLLFPFGFASIVLFGMELVTGNFALLPMATWAGRCTWGATFRNWTWVWIGNWIGTAVVALIMAISLTSGTMDGAADNVGAPIWDLVAQKIMALNKINVEKKYEALGSMGFFLAFLRGVVANWLVCLGVTMALVSKSVPGKILACWLPITAFQSMGMEHIVVNQFLHTAGPILGSGVPYTKVIFWNFLPVTIGNIVGGMVFIGMLFYSTHRTTMDNVLPQEHDEKLERELAAELGAR, encoded by the coding sequence ATGGATTACGTTCTCCCCAATGAACTTGTCGACGGCATGATTGCCGCCGGCGGCAAAAAGTCGAGCGTCAGCATCAAAGATCTGCTGCTGCGTGGTTTCTATTCAGGCGCCATCCTTGGTTTGGCAGTGATCCTGGCCCTCACCGTTGGCATCACCGTGAAGGCGCCCTTTGTCGGCTCCTTGCTGTTTCCCTTCGGCTTCGCCAGCATCGTGCTCTTCGGCATGGAACTGGTCACCGGTAATTTCGCTCTGCTGCCCATGGCCACCTGGGCAGGTCGCTGCACTTGGGGAGCCACATTCCGCAACTGGACTTGGGTGTGGATCGGTAACTGGATCGGTACTGCTGTCGTCGCACTGATCATGGCGATCAGCCTGACCAGCGGGACCATGGATGGAGCAGCCGATAATGTCGGCGCGCCGATCTGGGACCTTGTGGCTCAGAAAATCATGGCTCTCAACAAGATCAACGTTGAGAAAAAGTATGAAGCACTGGGAAGCATGGGCTTCTTCCTGGCGTTCCTTCGCGGCGTAGTTGCCAACTGGCTTGTATGCCTCGGCGTCACCATGGCACTGGTCAGCAAAAGCGTTCCAGGAAAGATCCTGGCCTGCTGGCTTCCAATCACTGCGTTCCAATCGATGGGAATGGAACACATCGTGGTGAATCAGTTTCTGCACACAGCGGGACCAATACTTGGCTCTGGCGTTCCTTACACCAAGGTGATCTTCTGGAATTTCCTACCCGTCACCATTGGCAACATCGTGGGCGGCATGGTGTTCATCGGCATGCTCTTCTACAGCACCCACCGCACCACCATGGATAACGTGCTTCCGCAGGAACACGATGAAAAACTGGAGCGCGAACTTGCTGCTGAACTGGGAGCGCGCTGA
- a CDS encoding HEAT repeat domain-containing protein: MSVDEAILWERLARSRRAPLEPSWLEESYSSSLSADLRQALCEKLGSLAANGWPIIMRLMQQHGEQKELVLAAGLCHQREARDWLLHRLNEPSHLDDDHLCVLQALSCWGADVPDSVLLTCLRHPGMQHRQIGLQLISFRAHTLTDQELLALCSDLLDDCRDPIVISTIRVLQRRDGGAISHRLAALCMSNSEVIADAAFRALGCIATSTSQELLVELSESVDDPKRRKLAHRELNQQFRT, from the coding sequence ATGAGTGTTGACGAAGCCATCCTCTGGGAACGGCTGGCGCGATCACGCAGAGCTCCATTGGAGCCTTCCTGGCTGGAGGAGTCTTACTCCTCCAGCCTTTCTGCTGATCTGCGTCAGGCGCTCTGCGAAAAGCTGGGATCTTTGGCGGCCAATGGCTGGCCGATCATCATGCGCCTCATGCAACAACATGGTGAGCAGAAAGAGCTCGTGCTTGCTGCAGGGTTATGCCATCAACGTGAAGCACGCGACTGGCTACTTCATCGGCTGAATGAACCCAGCCATCTTGACGATGACCATCTTTGTGTGCTCCAGGCCTTGTCCTGCTGGGGCGCCGACGTTCCTGACTCAGTCCTGCTCACATGCCTCAGACACCCCGGAATGCAACACCGTCAGATAGGCCTGCAACTGATCAGCTTCCGTGCTCACACACTTACGGATCAAGAACTTCTCGCTCTCTGCTCTGATCTGCTGGATGATTGTCGCGATCCGATTGTGATCTCCACCATTCGGGTCCTGCAACGCCGGGATGGCGGAGCCATTAGTCATCGCCTGGCCGCGCTGTGCATGAGCAACTCCGAAGTGATTGCCGACGCGGCCTTCCGAGCCCTCGGGTGTATTGCCACCTCCACCAGTCAAGAATTACTCGTCGAACTCAGTGAATCAGTGGATGATCCAAAACGACGCAAGCTGGCACATCGTGAGCTGAACCAACAATTCCGAACTTGA
- the cynS gene encoding cyanase, which translates to MTSSTLSTASLSAPSQSTVTSSLMAAKKAKGMSFTDLGSALGLDEVWVASLFYGQATASPEEAEKLSSLLSLDPAITAAIQEFPTKGSLEPVIPTDPLIYRFYEIMQVYGMPLKDVIQEKFGDGIMSAIDFTLEVDKVEDPKGDRVKITMCGKFLPYKKW; encoded by the coding sequence ATGACCTCCTCCACACTCTCGACCGCATCGCTCTCGGCTCCTTCTCAAAGCACTGTCACATCCAGTTTGATGGCAGCAAAGAAAGCCAAAGGCATGAGTTTCACAGATCTTGGATCAGCGCTTGGGCTCGATGAAGTCTGGGTAGCTTCCTTGTTTTATGGACAGGCCACAGCATCACCGGAGGAAGCTGAAAAACTCTCGTCACTGCTTTCGTTGGATCCCGCGATCACAGCGGCAATCCAGGAGTTCCCCACAAAAGGCAGTCTGGAGCCGGTTATTCCCACCGACCCTCTGATTTATCGCTTCTACGAGATCATGCAGGTATATGGAATGCCCCTGAAGGATGTTATCCAGGAAAAATTCGGTGATGGCATCATGAGCGCGATTGATTTCACCCTTGAGGTTGACAAGGTTGAGGATCCGAAAGGTGATCGAGTAAAGATCACCATGTGCGGAAAGTTCCTCCCGTATAAAAAGTGGTGA
- a CDS encoding cyanate hydratase, producing MSALFRSFSSLLFSQQLESSGASSLVLERLYYADGRQNPDHPLHGSFSGLSYFDSP from the coding sequence ATGAGCGCACTGTTCCGTTCCTTCAGTTCCCTTCTGTTCAGCCAGCAACTTGAATCCAGTGGTGCTTCAAGCCTGGTGCTCGAGCGGCTGTATTACGCCGATGGACGCCAAAATCCTGATCACCCTCTCCACGGCAGCTTCTCTGGATTGTCCTATTTTGACTCTCCGTGA
- a CDS encoding anthranilate phosphoribosyltransferase family protein, whose translation MTSTALSGRERFKQHLRKVGSGEHTSKGMSREEAADALELMLHQDATPAQIGAFLIAHRIRRPEPQELTGMLDTYRKLGPVLRSAPGQRPPLCFGMPYDGRTRTAPIYPLTTLVLLACNQPVVLQGGERMPIKYGITAIELFRSLGLDLRGLPLETVQDGFHNQGFALIHQPDHFAIAESLISYRDELGKRPPVASLELLWTAHQGDHRLISGFVHPPTESRAWEALKLAGESDLFTVKGLEGGTDLPIGRACITARVLGEQTERLILHPRDHGCHATDVEWTDLTTWQAQAMDALQNRGPLQDSLRWNAGVYLWFAGLSDSLETALETATTVMDEGKALHQLDQLCSCLSIR comes from the coding sequence GTGACAAGCACTGCTCTTAGCGGTCGTGAACGGTTCAAACAGCACCTTCGCAAGGTTGGCAGCGGTGAACACACCAGCAAGGGCATGAGTCGCGAAGAAGCAGCGGACGCCCTTGAACTCATGCTTCATCAGGATGCAACTCCTGCCCAAATCGGTGCCTTTTTAATTGCACACCGGATCCGACGTCCCGAGCCCCAGGAACTCACGGGAATGCTCGACACCTACCGGAAACTTGGGCCGGTTCTGCGCAGTGCCCCCGGACAACGTCCGCCGCTGTGCTTCGGCATGCCCTACGACGGACGAACCCGAACAGCACCGATCTATCCCCTCACCACCCTGGTTCTGCTGGCCTGCAATCAGCCGGTGGTGCTGCAGGGTGGTGAGCGCATGCCGATCAAATACGGCATCACGGCCATTGAGCTGTTCCGCAGCCTCGGGCTCGATCTACGTGGACTGCCGTTGGAAACCGTTCAAGACGGCTTTCACAACCAAGGATTTGCCCTCATCCATCAGCCTGATCATTTCGCCATCGCCGAGAGCCTGATCAGTTACAGGGATGAACTGGGCAAGCGCCCCCCTGTGGCCAGTCTGGAACTGCTCTGGACCGCCCATCAAGGGGACCATCGTCTGATCAGCGGATTTGTCCACCCCCCAACCGAAAGTCGAGCCTGGGAAGCCCTGAAACTCGCCGGTGAAAGCGATCTCTTCACCGTGAAAGGGTTGGAAGGTGGCACCGATCTGCCGATTGGTCGGGCCTGCATCACAGCCCGTGTTCTTGGGGAACAAACAGAACGGCTGATCCTGCATCCAAGAGATCATGGCTGCCATGCCACCGATGTGGAGTGGACGGACCTCACCACCTGGCAGGCCCAGGCCATGGACGCTTTGCAGAACCGCGGACCGCTGCAGGATTCCCTGCGCTGGAACGCCGGCGTTTACCTCTGGTTTGCAGGCCTCAGCGACAGTCTGGAGACGGCTTTGGAGACAGCCACGACCGTGATGGACGAAGGCAAAGCCCTGCACCAGCTTGATCAGTTGTGCAGCTGCCTTTCCATCCGGTGA
- a CDS encoding GNAT family N-acetyltransferase has protein sequence MALRRIRPADAFLLREIFADAIESQASGLYTPQQIRAWISLAWLPGVLDCVFQHGDGWISGDGAAFAMRQPQDRLALLYCRGRASRQGHGAALVKRIECDARADGLVHIHAEASLLSLPLLERCGWRFLRLETFTVAGVPFEHHRMERQLHN, from the coding sequence ATGGCTTTGCGACGCATTCGGCCCGCCGATGCCTTTCTGCTTCGAGAGATCTTTGCGGATGCCATTGAGAGTCAGGCCTCAGGGCTGTACACACCACAGCAGATCAGGGCTTGGATCTCTTTGGCCTGGCTCCCCGGCGTGCTGGATTGTGTGTTTCAACACGGTGACGGTTGGATCAGCGGCGATGGTGCTGCTTTTGCCATGCGGCAGCCGCAGGATCGGCTGGCGTTGTTGTACTGCCGTGGACGGGCGTCACGCCAGGGCCATGGCGCGGCACTGGTGAAACGGATTGAGTGCGATGCCCGTGCCGATGGGCTTGTGCACATCCACGCTGAGGCGAGTCTGTTAAGTCTCCCTCTGTTGGAGCGTTGTGGCTGGCGGTTTCTGAGGCTCGAGACGTTTACGGTCGCAGGCGTGCCATTCGAGCATCACCGGATGGAAAGGCAGCTGCACAACTGA
- a CDS encoding MFS transporter, with the protein MQRPRIPTLLSAFLTLLNDRLSESIVFPLLPFLLASFNADGRTLGLLAGSYALAQFAATPLIGALSDRFGRRPVIATCVSGSVLGLGLFALTVSLDWPAGASLPLMLLFLARLIDGVSGGTAATASAVLADITPPEQRARAFGLIGVAFGLGFIVGPFLGGQLARINVTVPVWAATGFAVVNLLVVLGLLPETHPADARRAMPRKRELNPLAQVIKVTANPAVGRLCLSFFLFFLAFNGFTAILVLYFKQRFNWGPELASTAFLIVGIVATVVQGGLIGPLVKRLGEWRLTLIGLSLVITGCLLIPSTTVEQAERGVFSAVAILATGTGLVTPSLRSLVSRRLNSEGQGAALGSLQALQSLGSFLGPPLAGLSYDLLGQTSPFLGSAGLLIAVTLLVGGTPRLRRSV; encoded by the coding sequence TTGCAGCGTCCTCGGATCCCCACCCTGCTGAGTGCCTTCCTGACACTCCTGAACGACAGGTTGAGCGAAAGCATCGTGTTTCCGCTGCTGCCCTTCCTACTGGCGAGCTTCAATGCAGACGGACGCACCCTTGGACTGCTGGCAGGAAGCTATGCCCTCGCCCAGTTCGCCGCGACCCCATTGATCGGAGCCCTTAGTGACCGCTTCGGCCGTCGGCCCGTGATCGCCACTTGCGTCAGCGGATCCGTGCTGGGCCTGGGTTTATTCGCCCTCACCGTAAGCCTCGACTGGCCAGCCGGTGCCTCATTGCCCCTCATGCTGCTGTTTCTGGCGCGGTTGATCGATGGCGTGAGCGGTGGAACCGCCGCTACCGCCAGTGCGGTCTTGGCCGATATCACACCTCCCGAGCAGAGGGCCCGAGCCTTCGGCCTCATCGGTGTGGCCTTCGGACTCGGCTTCATCGTGGGGCCTTTCCTGGGCGGGCAGCTCGCGCGCATCAACGTGACCGTGCCAGTGTGGGCCGCCACTGGATTCGCAGTGGTGAATCTCTTGGTGGTTCTGGGGCTCCTTCCAGAAACGCATCCTGCCGATGCACGCAGGGCTATGCCGCGCAAACGGGAGCTCAATCCGTTGGCCCAAGTCATCAAAGTGACGGCCAATCCCGCCGTCGGAAGGCTCTGTCTGAGTTTTTTCCTGTTTTTCCTAGCATTTAACGGCTTCACCGCCATCCTTGTCCTCTATTTCAAACAACGTTTCAACTGGGGTCCCGAACTGGCCAGCACGGCATTTCTGATCGTTGGCATCGTGGCCACCGTTGTGCAGGGTGGATTGATCGGCCCGCTGGTGAAACGTCTTGGCGAGTGGCGACTCACCCTGATCGGGCTCAGCCTAGTGATCACGGGTTGCCTGCTGATTCCGTCAACAACCGTTGAACAAGCGGAACGAGGAGTTTTCAGTGCCGTGGCGATTTTGGCAACGGGCACCGGGTTGGTGACACCAAGCCTGCGCAGCCTGGTGTCCAGGCGTCTGAACTCAGAAGGTCAGGGAGCTGCCCTCGGCAGCCTGCAGGCCCTGCAGAGTCTCGGCAGTTTTCTCGGACCTCCCCTTGCGGGACTCAGCTATGACCTGCTGGGACAGACCAGTCCTTTCCTAGGGAGTGCCGGGTTGCTGATCGCCGTGACCCTGCTGGTGGGCGGAACGCCTCGTCTCCGTCGAAGTGTCTGA
- the ppk1 gene encoding polyphosphate kinase 1, with protein MSDKVLSPDLYINRELSWIAFNERVLVQALDERTPLLEQAKFSAIFSNNLDEFFMVRVASLKAQVEAGIEKLSEDGRTPIEQLLAIREQLTPLLHKQQEHYRSRLKIQLLDHGAHLLDYEQLNERQRLWVDNYFQTAIFPVLTPLAVDPAHPFPFVSNLSLNVAALIHDPQSGQRQLARVKVPQKILPRFVTIPTDLASGDCEPIHTAVPLEQVVAFNLGLLFPGMAIEGHYFFRVTRDADLELRDLEADDLMIAIEQGLRKRRMGGEVVRLEVADEMPQDVVEMLMEGMSVEEEDLYRVDGPLGLDDLFGLMGIPLPQIKDESHSGLTPAILGRAQRSMLEDGSLKEEEFESIFSVVRRRDVLLHHPYDLFSTSVEEFINQAADDPLVMGIKMTLYRTSKDSPIIAALIRAAENGKQVMALVELKARFDEDNNIQWAKHLERSGVHVVYGVLGLKTHTKIVLVVRKEKERLRSYVHIGTGNYNSKTSRLYTDLGLLSARPELGQDLVELFNYLTGFSKQQGFRKLLVAPVSLRKGMENLIRREIEHAQQGRGGHIRAKMNSLVDPGIIALLYEASQAGVTIELIIRGMCCLYPGRKGLSESIRVVSIIGRFLEHSRIFWFGNGGNPEVYIGSADWMPRNLDRRVEAVTPVEEPTLREQLERLLQVYLDDNRGAFDMQSNGDFTQRHPEGTERNSQLQLIETWKKGVPAQNE; from the coding sequence ATGAGTGACAAAGTTCTTTCTCCCGATCTCTACATCAACCGGGAGCTCAGCTGGATCGCTTTTAACGAAAGGGTTCTCGTTCAAGCATTGGACGAGCGGACACCACTGCTGGAACAAGCGAAATTCAGCGCCATTTTCAGCAACAACCTCGATGAATTTTTCATGGTGAGGGTGGCCTCCCTGAAGGCCCAGGTTGAAGCCGGCATCGAAAAACTCAGCGAAGACGGACGCACACCGATCGAGCAGCTGCTCGCGATCCGCGAGCAGCTCACCCCACTGCTGCACAAGCAACAGGAGCATTACCGCTCCCGCCTGAAGATCCAGCTTCTCGACCACGGCGCCCATCTGCTGGATTACGAACAGCTCAACGAACGCCAGCGGCTCTGGGTTGACAACTACTTCCAGACAGCGATCTTTCCTGTCCTCACCCCCCTGGCCGTTGATCCGGCTCATCCCTTCCCGTTCGTGAGCAATCTGAGCCTGAATGTGGCAGCTCTGATCCACGACCCCCAAAGCGGTCAACGCCAACTCGCCCGAGTGAAGGTCCCTCAAAAGATCCTGCCCCGCTTCGTCACCATTCCCACCGATCTCGCGAGCGGTGATTGTGAACCGATTCACACCGCCGTGCCTCTGGAGCAGGTGGTGGCATTCAACCTGGGCTTGCTCTTCCCTGGCATGGCCATCGAAGGGCACTATTTCTTCCGAGTCACCCGCGATGCGGACCTGGAATTGAGGGATCTCGAGGCTGATGACCTCATGATCGCCATCGAACAGGGCTTGCGCAAACGGCGGATGGGTGGCGAGGTCGTACGCCTGGAGGTTGCCGATGAAATGCCCCAGGACGTGGTCGAGATGCTGATGGAGGGAATGTCCGTTGAGGAGGAAGACCTCTACAGGGTCGATGGTCCTTTAGGCCTGGACGACCTCTTCGGTCTGATGGGGATTCCCCTGCCGCAAATCAAGGATGAGAGCCACTCAGGACTGACTCCCGCCATCCTCGGGCGTGCGCAGCGGAGCATGTTGGAGGACGGGTCCCTTAAAGAAGAAGAGTTCGAAAGCATCTTCTCGGTGGTGCGGCGCCGCGACGTTTTGCTTCACCATCCCTACGACCTCTTCTCCACATCCGTGGAGGAATTCATCAACCAGGCGGCCGATGATCCCCTGGTGATGGGCATCAAGATGACCCTGTATCGCACCTCCAAGGATTCACCGATCATCGCCGCATTGATTCGCGCCGCTGAGAATGGCAAGCAAGTGATGGCCCTGGTGGAACTGAAGGCCCGCTTCGATGAAGACAACAACATTCAATGGGCCAAGCATCTGGAACGTTCCGGCGTGCATGTTGTGTATGGCGTTCTTGGTCTGAAGACCCACACCAAAATCGTTCTGGTGGTCCGCAAGGAAAAAGAGCGCCTGCGTAGCTACGTGCATATCGGAACTGGAAATTACAACTCCAAAACCTCGCGGCTTTACACCGACCTCGGACTTCTTTCAGCGCGACCGGAACTGGGCCAAGACCTCGTGGAGCTGTTCAATTACCTCACGGGATTCTCCAAACAGCAGGGGTTCCGCAAGCTTCTGGTGGCGCCCGTTTCCCTGCGCAAGGGAATGGAAAATCTGATCCGCAGAGAGATCGAGCATGCCCAACAGGGCCGGGGAGGTCACATCCGGGCCAAGATGAATTCCCTTGTGGACCCTGGAATCATTGCCCTGCTGTATGAAGCCTCACAAGCCGGGGTCACGATCGAATTGATCATCCGTGGAATGTGCTGCCTCTACCCAGGCCGCAAAGGGCTCAGTGAGTCCATCCGCGTGGTCAGCATTATTGGGCGTTTCCTTGAACACTCACGCATCTTCTGGTTCGGAAATGGTGGCAACCCTGAGGTCTACATCGGCAGTGCTGACTGGATGCCCCGCAATCTTGATCGACGCGTCGAAGCGGTCACTCCAGTGGAAGAACCGACGCTACGCGAACAACTCGAACGACTGCTGCAGGTTTACCTCGACGACAACCGCGGCGCCTTTGATATGCAGAGCAACGGCGATTTCACGCAGCGTCATCCCGAAGGCACAGAGCGGAATTCTCAACTTCAACTCATTGAAACCTGGAAAAAAGGTGTTCCCGCTCAGAATGAATGA